One genomic window of Ictalurus punctatus breed USDA103 chromosome 23, Coco_2.0, whole genome shotgun sequence includes the following:
- the si:dkey-118j18.2 gene encoding uncharacterized protein si:dkey-118j18.2, translating to MELYWYIVVIIFIMIKIFFYVCWYRSRQRQLAAYLSNPRNAQIVIVGGRAYLHQMCENQNTSIWPNWYGVQDDGSVGEPSVSLPPSSSLSQLDLPPPYEAVSGADDLKPPPYSEFAQNDDTDTSQSITIPEGNNSSISDDPPPYTPTANQHTSIQCQAEPEGRSS from the exons ATGGAGCTGTACTGGTACAT AGTTGTCATAATATTTATTATGATAAAGATCTTCTTCTACGTTTGCTGGTACCGTTCAAGACAGAGGCAGCTGGCCGCATATCTCAGTAATCCACGCAACGCCCAGATCGTTATTGTGGGAGGAAGAGCATACCTGCACCAGATGTGCGAGAACCAAAAC ACGTCAATCTGGCCAAATTGGTACGGCGTTCAGGACGATGGCTCCGTAGGCGAACCGTCTGTTTCTCTTCCTCCATCTTCATCCCTGTCTCAACTGGACTTACCCCCTCCATACGAGGCTGTTTCTGGAG CCGATGACCTGAAGCCTCCTCCGTACAGCGAGTTTGCTCAGAACGACGACACAGACACGTCTCAGAGCATCACAATCCCAGAGGGCAACAATTCGAGCATCAGCGATGACCCGCCTCCATACACTCCCACTGCCAATCAGCACACCAGCATTCAGTGCCAAGCCGAGCCTGAGGGGAGATCCAGCTAG
- the timm21 gene encoding mitochondrial import inner membrane translocase subunit Tim21-like has translation MLYSLLFRFGKPSYCVHILNRVNATYPLSALHLHNPGSIRLNKSPRAQWACVLHHNVLTQMRNVHIGAECRNKAQDQHRKKEMSVSMSQPSSGISAAQKVKQAGRDFTYLIVVLVGLGVTGGLLYVIFQELFSSSSPSKIYGKAFNKCKLHPEVIGAFGEPIKGYGETTRRGRRQQVRHIEYIKDGQKHMRLKFYIEGSEPGLRGTVHSESQENPESGKYEFRYIFVEVETYPRRTIVIEDNRENNSGGFVKV, from the exons ATGCTTTATTCTCTTCTGTTCCGATTTGGCAAACCCTCGTACTGTGTACATATATTAAATCGTGTCAATGCCACTTATCCTCTATCGGCTTTGCATCTGCATAACCCTGGTTCAATTCGGTTAAATAAATCTCCCAGGGCTCAGTGGGCTTGTGTGCTCCATCACAATGTTTTAACTCAAATGAGAAATGTTCATATTGGAGCTGAGTGCAGAAATAAAGCTCAAGATCAACACAGAAAAAAGGAGATGTCAGTCTCCATGAGTCAGCCCTCTTCAGGCATCTCTGCTGCACAGAAAG TGAAGCAAGCTGGCAGAGATTTCACATATCTGATTGTGGTGCTTGTTGGACTTGGAGTTACAG GAGGACTTCTGTATGTCATCTTCCAAGAGCTGTTTTCATCATCAAGCCCGAGCAAAATCTACGGCAAGGCCTTTAACAAATGCAAGTTACACCCAGAG GTGATTGGAGCTTTTGGTGAGCCCATTAAAGGCTACGGAGAGACCACACGCCGCGGACGGAGACAGCAAGTTAG ACATATTGAGTATATAAAGGATGGACAGAAGCACATGAGGCTGAAATTCTATATCGAGGGTTCAGAACCTGGACTGCGTGGCACTGTGCACTCGGAGTCACAAGAG AATCCTGAAAGTGGAAAATATGAATTTCGCTATATATTTGTGGAGGTGGAAACGTATCCAAGAAGGACCATCGTGATCGAGGACAACAGAGAAAATAATTCTGGAGGATTTGTAAAAGTGTGA